One part of the Paramormyrops kingsleyae isolate MSU_618 chromosome 2, PKINGS_0.4, whole genome shotgun sequence genome encodes these proteins:
- the LOC140587656 gene encoding general transcription factor IIH subunit 3-like isoform X1, whose amino-acid sequence MASEDEISLLVIVIDVNPIWWGQQAQREPEFTLSKCLDAVMVMGNSHLVMNRTNKLAIIASHCQESHFLYPSKHWKAGDMTGDDSGLGSGDGKYELLSVANDLIAEEVRRLMARTKISGHQTDTMLAGSLAKALCYIHRLTKELDAAQDMKSRILVNAFLNLCFPKGGCLLVNTITSVPAPCFVCELGLFSPHFCTFPLVISVSSYNPKT is encoded by the exons ATGGCTTCGG AAGACGAGATCAGTCTTCTGGTCATTGTGATAGATGTTAACCCAATCTGGTGGGGGCAGCAGGCACAGCGGGAGCCAGAG TTCACATTATCAAAGTGTTTGGATGCTGTGATGGTGATGGGGAATTCTCACCTGGTCATGAACAGGACTAACAAACTTGCCATTATTGCAAGCCACTGCCAAGAGAG TCATTTCCTGTATCCCAGTAAACACTGGAAGGCTGGGGATATGACTGGAGATGACTCTGGGTTGGGTAGCGGGGATGGCAAATATGAGCTCCTGTCTGTTGCCAACGACCTCATTGCCGAGGAGGTCAGGAGACTTATGGCCAGAA CTAAAATAAGCGGCCACCAGACTGACACCATGCTGGCAGGATCTCTCGCCAAAGCGCTGTGTT ATATTCATCGACTCACAAAGGAGCTGGATG CAGCGCAAGACATGAAATCAAGGATATTGGTAAATGCTTTTCTTAATCTCTGTTTTCCTAAGGGCGGCTGTTTATTGGTTAATACTATAACGTCCGTTCCTGCCCCTTGCTTTGTTTGTGAACTTGGATTGTTTTCCCCACATTTCTGCACATTTCCTCTGGTTATATCAGTTTCCTCCTACAATCCAAAGACttag
- the LOC140587656 gene encoding general transcription factor IIH subunit 3-like isoform X3, giving the protein MASEDEISLLVIVIDVNPIWWGQQAQREPEFTLSKCLDAVMVMGNSHLVMNRTNKLAIIASHCQESHFLYPSKHWKAGDMTGDDSGLGSGDGKYELLSVANDLIAEEVRRLMARTKISGHQTDTMLAGSLAKALCYIHRLTKELDAAQDMKSRILHKGDSPLHL; this is encoded by the exons ATGGCTTCGG AAGACGAGATCAGTCTTCTGGTCATTGTGATAGATGTTAACCCAATCTGGTGGGGGCAGCAGGCACAGCGGGAGCCAGAG TTCACATTATCAAAGTGTTTGGATGCTGTGATGGTGATGGGGAATTCTCACCTGGTCATGAACAGGACTAACAAACTTGCCATTATTGCAAGCCACTGCCAAGAGAG TCATTTCCTGTATCCCAGTAAACACTGGAAGGCTGGGGATATGACTGGAGATGACTCTGGGTTGGGTAGCGGGGATGGCAAATATGAGCTCCTGTCTGTTGCCAACGACCTCATTGCCGAGGAGGTCAGGAGACTTATGGCCAGAA CTAAAATAAGCGGCCACCAGACTGACACCATGCTGGCAGGATCTCTCGCCAAAGCGCTGTGTT ATATTCATCGACTCACAAAGGAGCTGGATG CAGCGCAAGACATGAAATCAAGGATATTG CACAAAGGAGACTCACCGCTCCATCTTTGA
- the LOC140587656 gene encoding general transcription factor IIH subunit 3-like isoform X2 has translation MASEDEISLLVIVIDVNPIWWGQQAQREPEFTLSKCLDAVMVMGNSHLVMNRTNKLAIIASHCQESHFLYPSKHWKAGDMTGDDSGLGSGDGKYELLSVANDLIAEEVRRLMARTKISGHQTDTMLAGSLAKALCYIHRLTKELDAQDMKSRILVNAFLNLCFPKGGCLLVNTITSVPAPCFVCELGLFSPHFCTFPLVISVSSYNPKT, from the exons ATGGCTTCGG AAGACGAGATCAGTCTTCTGGTCATTGTGATAGATGTTAACCCAATCTGGTGGGGGCAGCAGGCACAGCGGGAGCCAGAG TTCACATTATCAAAGTGTTTGGATGCTGTGATGGTGATGGGGAATTCTCACCTGGTCATGAACAGGACTAACAAACTTGCCATTATTGCAAGCCACTGCCAAGAGAG TCATTTCCTGTATCCCAGTAAACACTGGAAGGCTGGGGATATGACTGGAGATGACTCTGGGTTGGGTAGCGGGGATGGCAAATATGAGCTCCTGTCTGTTGCCAACGACCTCATTGCCGAGGAGGTCAGGAGACTTATGGCCAGAA CTAAAATAAGCGGCCACCAGACTGACACCATGCTGGCAGGATCTCTCGCCAAAGCGCTGTGTT ATATTCATCGACTCACAAAGGAGCTGGATG CGCAAGACATGAAATCAAGGATATTGGTAAATGCTTTTCTTAATCTCTGTTTTCCTAAGGGCGGCTGTTTATTGGTTAATACTATAACGTCCGTTCCTGCCCCTTGCTTTGTTTGTGAACTTGGATTGTTTTCCCCACATTTCTGCACATTTCCTCTGGTTATATCAGTTTCCTCCTACAATCCAAAGACttag
- the LOC140587656 gene encoding general transcription factor IIH subunit 3-like isoform X4, with amino-acid sequence MASEDEISLLVIVIDVNPIWWGQQAQREPEFTLSKCLDAVMVMGNSHLVMNRTNKLAIIASHCQESHFLYPSKHWKAGDMTGDDSGLGSGDGKYELLSVANDLIAEEVRRLMARTKISGHQTDTMLAGSLAKALCYIHRLTKELDAQDMKSRILHKGDSPLHL; translated from the exons ATGGCTTCGG AAGACGAGATCAGTCTTCTGGTCATTGTGATAGATGTTAACCCAATCTGGTGGGGGCAGCAGGCACAGCGGGAGCCAGAG TTCACATTATCAAAGTGTTTGGATGCTGTGATGGTGATGGGGAATTCTCACCTGGTCATGAACAGGACTAACAAACTTGCCATTATTGCAAGCCACTGCCAAGAGAG TCATTTCCTGTATCCCAGTAAACACTGGAAGGCTGGGGATATGACTGGAGATGACTCTGGGTTGGGTAGCGGGGATGGCAAATATGAGCTCCTGTCTGTTGCCAACGACCTCATTGCCGAGGAGGTCAGGAGACTTATGGCCAGAA CTAAAATAAGCGGCCACCAGACTGACACCATGCTGGCAGGATCTCTCGCCAAAGCGCTGTGTT ATATTCATCGACTCACAAAGGAGCTGGATG CGCAAGACATGAAATCAAGGATATTG CACAAAGGAGACTCACCGCTCCATCTTTGA
- the LOC140587657 gene encoding translation initiation factor eIF2B subunit alpha-like yields MDEEELVEYFRTQMRQDPDVASAVAAIRTLLEFLKRDKAETLLGLRENLTQAIDRLAGVDSSVAVSSGGELFLRFISLTSLEYSELSQCKKVMVERGELFLKKISLSRSKVAKLCHTFIKDGAVSLLCAADYDSILWCQGFSHRHLYC; encoded by the exons ATGGACGAAGAAG AGTTGGTGGAGTACTTTCGGACGCAGATGAGACAGGACCCAGATGTCGCCTCTGCCGTGGCAGCGATCCGGACGCTTTTGGAGTTCCTGAAGAGAGACAAAG CTGAGACGCTCCTGGGTCTCAGGGAGAATCTGACTCAGGCCATCGACCGCCTGGCTGGTGTGGACTCCTCAGTGGCTGTCTCCTCAGGCGGGGAGCTCTTTTTACGTTTCATCAGCCTCACATCACTGGAATACTCA GAACTATCACAGTGCAAGAAAGTGATGGTGGAGCGGGGGGAGCTGTTTCTGAAGAAGATCTCCCTTTCCAGGAGCAAGGTTGCAAAACTCTGCCATACTTTCATCAAAGATGGAGCGGTGAGTCTCCTTTGTGCTGCAGATTATGATAGCATACTTTGGTGTCAGGGTTTTTCCCATCGCCATTTATATTGCTGA
- the LOC111850575 gene encoding general transcription factor IIH subunit 3 isoform X2: MASEDEISLLVIVIDVNPIWWGQQAQREPEFTLSKCLDAVMVMGNSHLVMNRTNKLAIIASHCQESHFLYPSKHWKAGDMTGDDSGLGSGDGKYELLSVANDLIAEEVRRLMARTKISGHQTDTMLAGSLAKALCYIHRLTKELDAQDMKSRILVIRAAEDCALQYMNFMNVIFAAQKNGVLIDACVLASDSGLLQQACDITGGLYLKIPQKVALAQYLLWVFLSDSDQRSQLVLPPPVHVDYRAACFCHRSLIDIGYVCSVCLSIFCNFSPICTTCETAFRIPLPQMVKPKKKKLKPAT; this comes from the exons ATGGCTTCGG AAGACGAGATCAGTCTTCTGGTCATTGTGATAGATGTTAACCCAATCTGGTGGGGGCAGCAGGCACAGCGGGAGCCAGAG TTCACATTATCAAAGTGTTTGGATGCTGTGATGGTGATGGGGAATTCTCACCTGGTCATGAACAGGACTAACAAACTTGCCATTATTGCAAGCCACTGCCAAGAGAG TCATTTCCTGTATCCCAGTAAACACTGGAAGGCTGGGGATATGACTGGAGATGACTCTGGGTTGGGTAGCGGGGATGGCAAATATGAGCTCCTGTCTGTTGCCAACGACCTCATTGCCGAGGAGGTCAGGAGACTTATGGCCAGAA CTAAAATAAGCGGCCACCAGACTGACACCATGCTGGCAGGATCTCTCGCCAAAGCGCTGTGTT ATATTCATCGACTCACAAAGGAGCTGGATG CGCAAGACATGAAATCAAGGATATTG GTGATCAGGGCTGCTGAGGATTGTGCGCTGCAGTACATGAATTTCATGAACGTCATCTTTGCTGCTCAGAAAAAT GGTGTCCTTATCGATGCCTGTGTACTGGCCTCTGACTCTGGTCTCCTGCAGCAG GCCTGTGATATAACAGGGGGCTTGTACCTAAAAATCCCACAGAAAGTTGCCCTTGCCCAGTATTTGCTG TGGGTGTTCCTGTCGGACTCAGACCAGCGTTCCCAGTTGGTCCTGCCTCCCCCAGTGCACGTGGATTACAGGGCGGCCTGTTTCTGCCATCGCAGCCTCATTGATATTGGCTACGTCTGCTCCGTCTGTCTGTCGA TATTCTGCAACTTCAGCCCGATCTGCACAACATGCGA AACGGCCTTCAGAATCCCACTGCCTCAGATGGTGAagccgaaaaagaaaaaacttaaacCAGCAACGTGA
- the LOC111850575 gene encoding general transcription factor IIH subunit 3 isoform X1, with protein MASEDEISLLVIVIDVNPIWWGQQAQREPEFTLSKCLDAVMVMGNSHLVMNRTNKLAIIASHCQESHFLYPSKHWKAGDMTGDDSGLGSGDGKYELLSVANDLIAEEVRRLMARTKISGHQTDTMLAGSLAKALCYIHRLTKELDAAQDMKSRILVIRAAEDCALQYMNFMNVIFAAQKNGVLIDACVLASDSGLLQQACDITGGLYLKIPQKVALAQYLLWVFLSDSDQRSQLVLPPPVHVDYRAACFCHRSLIDIGYVCSVCLSIFCNFSPICTTCETAFRIPLPQMVKPKKKKLKPAT; from the exons ATGGCTTCGG AAGACGAGATCAGTCTTCTGGTCATTGTGATAGATGTTAACCCAATCTGGTGGGGGCAGCAGGCACAGCGGGAGCCAGAG TTCACATTATCAAAGTGTTTGGATGCTGTGATGGTGATGGGGAATTCTCACCTGGTCATGAACAGGACTAACAAACTTGCCATTATTGCAAGCCACTGCCAAGAGAG TCATTTCCTGTATCCCAGTAAACACTGGAAGGCTGGGGATATGACTGGAGATGACTCTGGGTTGGGTAGCGGGGATGGCAAATATGAGCTCCTGTCTGTTGCCAACGACCTCATTGCCGAGGAGGTCAGGAGACTTATGGCCAGAA CTAAAATAAGCGGCCACCAGACTGACACCATGCTGGCAGGATCTCTCGCCAAAGCGCTGTGTT ATATTCATCGACTCACAAAGGAGCTGGATG CAGCGCAAGACATGAAATCAAGGATATTG GTGATCAGGGCTGCTGAGGATTGTGCGCTGCAGTACATGAATTTCATGAACGTCATCTTTGCTGCTCAGAAAAAT GGTGTCCTTATCGATGCCTGTGTACTGGCCTCTGACTCTGGTCTCCTGCAGCAG GCCTGTGATATAACAGGGGGCTTGTACCTAAAAATCCCACAGAAAGTTGCCCTTGCCCAGTATTTGCTG TGGGTGTTCCTGTCGGACTCAGACCAGCGTTCCCAGTTGGTCCTGCCTCCCCCAGTGCACGTGGATTACAGGGCGGCCTGTTTCTGCCATCGCAGCCTCATTGATATTGGCTACGTCTGCTCCGTCTGTCTGTCGA TATTCTGCAACTTCAGCCCGATCTGCACAACATGCGA AACGGCCTTCAGAATCCCACTGCCTCAGATGGTGAagccgaaaaagaaaaaacttaaacCAGCAACGTGA
- the LOC111850575 gene encoding general transcription factor IIH subunit 3 isoform X3 codes for MVMGNSHLVMNRTNKLAIIASHCQESHFLYPSKHWKAGDMTGDDSGLGSGDGKYELLSVANDLIAEEVRRLMARTKISGHQTDTMLAGSLAKALCYIHRLTKELDAAQDMKSRILVIRAAEDCALQYMNFMNVIFAAQKNGVLIDACVLASDSGLLQQACDITGGLYLKIPQKVALAQYLLWVFLSDSDQRSQLVLPPPVHVDYRAACFCHRSLIDIGYVCSVCLSIFCNFSPICTTCETAFRIPLPQMVKPKKKKLKPAT; via the exons ATGGTGATGGGGAATTCTCACCTGGTCATGAACAGGACTAACAAACTTGCCATTATTGCAAGCCACTGCCAAGAGAG TCATTTCCTGTATCCCAGTAAACACTGGAAGGCTGGGGATATGACTGGAGATGACTCTGGGTTGGGTAGCGGGGATGGCAAATATGAGCTCCTGTCTGTTGCCAACGACCTCATTGCCGAGGAGGTCAGGAGACTTATGGCCAGAA CTAAAATAAGCGGCCACCAGACTGACACCATGCTGGCAGGATCTCTCGCCAAAGCGCTGTGTT ATATTCATCGACTCACAAAGGAGCTGGATG CAGCGCAAGACATGAAATCAAGGATATTG GTGATCAGGGCTGCTGAGGATTGTGCGCTGCAGTACATGAATTTCATGAACGTCATCTTTGCTGCTCAGAAAAAT GGTGTCCTTATCGATGCCTGTGTACTGGCCTCTGACTCTGGTCTCCTGCAGCAG GCCTGTGATATAACAGGGGGCTTGTACCTAAAAATCCCACAGAAAGTTGCCCTTGCCCAGTATTTGCTG TGGGTGTTCCTGTCGGACTCAGACCAGCGTTCCCAGTTGGTCCTGCCTCCCCCAGTGCACGTGGATTACAGGGCGGCCTGTTTCTGCCATCGCAGCCTCATTGATATTGGCTACGTCTGCTCCGTCTGTCTGTCGA TATTCTGCAACTTCAGCCCGATCTGCACAACATGCGA AACGGCCTTCAGAATCCCACTGCCTCAGATGGTGAagccgaaaaagaaaaaacttaaacCAGCAACGTGA
- the LOC111850588 gene encoding rab5 GDP/GTP exchange factor-like, producing the protein MQAVKQRGIHVSQSELLCKNNCGYYGNPIWQGYCSKCWRERTRSAQEAARDNGLLPPVPKPPSDGGTSLTFSRFEEKKSAEKGRRVNTMRRLFWGTPSPAKRQEPSASQEVALQAYQTLQPGDFTGFLKLLQKPFSQSLQSRCTAFLSTMEAYHDLHVQKQSDLVQDFYQNIAGHFSGLSEEQTIHMMEHMEKLIMTRLHKWAFCHDSCDDEQRDLALQRRIKALNWVTPQMLRVPCTRDGPVGSDPFLPAITAIIEMDAKRAPQDKLTCVSKCCRKVFQGLASSSRRPADADNFLSGLIYVVLKANPPRLYSNMQYVIRFGLAHSVMAGESGYYFTNLSCAVAFIEKLDGSALNLTQEEFEAYMQGRPLAPRGVRMNSEGWRRAQETREHLEELQGRQERVHSGVQAMQQQLKQWVQSVQQQVDEVTSHSARAGKVTTPLAPVQPNVATSPTSSAKVDISRTHPAQIQENEFKKQSDPGQVKDLQTQFVDQTGELTTQNPDHVASVDTNN; encoded by the exons ATGCAGGCGGTAAAGCAGAGAGGGATCCACGTCAGCCAGTCTGAGCTTCTCTGCAAGAACAACTGTGGCTACTATGGAAACCCCATATGGCAGGGCTACTGCTCTAAGTGCTGGCGTGAGCGGACCCGCAGTGCCCAGGAGGCTGCGAGAGACAATGG CCTCCTGCCTCCTGTTCCCAAACCCCCAAGCGATGGAGGGACTTCCCTCACCTTTTCCAGGTTTGAGGAGAAGAAGAGTGCAGAGAAGGGCCGACGTGTGAACACCATGAGGCGGCTCTTCTGGGGCACGCCGTCCCCTGCCAAGCGGCAAG AGCCGTCAGCGAGTCAGGAGGTGGCGCTGCAGGCCTACCAGACTCTGCAGCCGGGCGACTTCACCGGcttcctgaagctgctgcagaAGCCCTTCTCTCAGAGCTTACAGTCACGCTGCACTGCCTTCCTGAGCACCATGGAGGCCTACCAT GACCTGCACGTGCAGAAGCAGTCTGACCTGGTACAGGACTTCTACCAGAATATTGCTGGACATTTCAGTG GCCTCTCCGAGGAGCAGACCATCCACATGATGGAGCACATGGAGAAGCTGATCATGACTCGGCTCCACAAGTGGGCCTTCTGCCATGACAGCTGTGACGACGAGCAGAGGGACCTGGCCCTGCAGAGAAGGATAAA GGCACTCAATTGGGTCACACCTCAGATGCTGCGTGTCCCCTGCACTAGAGATGGGCCAGTGGGCAGTGACCCCTTTCTACCAGCCATCACAG CTATCATTGAGATGGACGCCAAGCGAGCTCCCCAAGACAAGCTGACGTGCGTGTCCAAGTGCTGCCGGAAAGTGTTTCAGGGCCTGGCGTCTTCGAGCCGTCGGCCAGCCGACGCCGACAACTTCCTGTCGGGCCTGATCTACGTGGTGCTGAAGGCCAACCCGCCGCGCCTCTATTCCAACATGCAGTACGTCATCCGCTTTGGCCTGGCGCACAGCGTCATGGCCGGAGAGAGTGGATACTACTTCACCAACCTG TCCTGCGCTGTGGCTTTTATCGAGAAGCTTGACGGGTCGGCGCTCAACTTGACTCAGGAGGAGTTTGAGGCGTATATGCAGGGCCGGCCTTTAGCGCCCCGTGGCGTGAGGATGAATAGCGAGGGCTGGCGGCGGGCACAGGAGACGCGGGAACATCTGGAGGAACTGCAGGGTCGACAGGAGCGGGTCCATAGCGGGGTCCAAGCCATGCAACAGCAACTGAAGCAGTGGGTTCAGTCCGTGCAGCAGCAGGTGGATGAAGTCACATCCCACTCGGCAAGAGCAGGCAAAGTCACAACCCCTCTTGCACCAGTTCAGCCTAATGTGGCCACATCCCCAACTAGTTCAGCAAAAGTGGACATATCCAGAACTCATCCGGCGCAGATCCAGGAGAATGAATTCAAAAAACAGTCAGATCCAGGGCAAGTGAAAGATCTACAGACCCAGTTTGTTGACCAGACTGGTGAGCTCACTACCCAGAATCCCGACCATGTGGCCTCAGTGGACACTAACAACTAG
- the psmd9 gene encoding 26S proteasome non-ATPase regulatory subunit 9, whose amino-acid sequence MLVMKMTEENNDTESPITVEDVQRLVKKKDEIEEQIKAYFDMLEDQGMDMKGPLVDVEGYPRSDVDLYQVRTARHNISCLQNDHKAIMVEIEEALHLLHAREKSKRERDDAEALGESATQDVALPRAFARVDTVTQGSPASQSGLHVGDEIIEFGSVNGGNFQNLQNIATVVQHSEGKPLNVVVVRGGQKVYLSLTPQRWSGRGLLGCNVVPLQR is encoded by the exons ATGTTAGTGATGAAAATGACTGAAGAGAATAACGACACCGAGTCTCCTATAACAGTCGAAGATGTTCAAAGGCTTGTCAAAAAGAAAGACGAAATCGAAGAGCAGATCAAAGCGTACTTTGATATGCTGGAAGAT CAAGGAATGGACATGAAGGGACCCTTGGTGGACGTGGAAGGCTATCCGCGTTCGGATGTGGATTTGTACCAGGTCCGAACAGCGAGACACAACATCTCAT GTCTGCAGAACGACCACAAAGCGATAATGGTGGAGATCGAGGAGGCGCTCCACCTACTGCACGCGCGAGAAAAATCCAAGCGAGAGCGGGACGATGCGGAGGCCCTGGGCGAGAGCGCGACGCAGGACGTAGCTCTGCCTCGCGCGTTCGCCCGCGTGGACACCGTCACGCAGGGATCCCCCGCTAGCCAGTCT GGCTTGCATGTTGGTGATGAGATAATTGAGTTCGGCTCTGTCAACGGCGGAAATTTCCAGAACCTTCAGAACATCGCCACTGTGGTCCAGCACAGTGAAGGG AAACCCCTGAACGTTGTAGTAGTTCGTGGTGGTCAGAAGGTCTATCTGAGTTTGACCCCTCAGCGCTGGTCAGGAAGGGGCCTCCTTGG GTGTAATGTGGTGCCTCTTCAAAGGTGA